Sequence from the Spirochaetaceae bacterium genome:
GCGCCGTGGCGCAACCGGCGCCGGCCGGGGCTGCCGCGGCGGGCGATTCCTCCGGCGCAACCGCCGCGGTGCCCCCAGGCAGCGTTTCGGTGGTGCGCACGCAGCGCCGCAAGCAGACCCGCCGCCGACGGCGCGGCTAGCCGGCAGAGCCGCAGTGACCGGACCGGAAGGCAACGGCGCCGACCACCTGTACCGGGTGCGCCACTCGTTTGCCCATGTCATGGCGGAGGCGGTCCTGGAGTTGTTCCCGGATGCGAAGCTGGCCATCGGCCCACCGATCGCGGACGGATTCTACTACGACTTCGATCTTTCCCGGCCGCTGACGCCGGACGATCTCGAAGAGATCGAGGGCCGCATGCGGCGCATCGCGGCCGGCGACCACGAATTCGTGCGCAGCGTGATCGACCGCGAGACCGCGGTACGGCGATTTGCCGACCAGCCCTACAAGCTGGAGCTGATCGGCGACCTGGCGGAGGACGAGGAGATATCCCTGTTCACCCAGGACACGTTCACCGATCTGTGCCGCGGACCGCACGTCGGCAGCACCCGGCAGCTCAACCCCGCGGCGTTCAAGCTCACCGGCAGCGCCGGCGCGTACTGGCGCGGCGATGAGCGGCGCCCCATGCTGCAGCGCATCTACGGTACCGCATGGGACAGCGAGGCCGAGCTGGCCGCCCACCTGGAGCGGCTGGCGGAAATCGAGCGGCGCGACCACCGCCGGGTAGGGCGCGAACTGGACCTGTTCTCGATTCAGGAGCAGGTGGGGCCGGGGCTGATCTTCTGGCACCCGAAGGGTGCGCGGCTGCGGTCGATCATCGAGGATTTCTGGAAGCAGCAGCACTACGCCGGCGGATACGAGCTGGTCAACACCCCGCACGTCGGCCGCGAGTGGCTGTGGCAGACGTCCGGGCATCTCGATTTCTACGCGGAAAACATGTTCCCGCCGATGGAGCTGGACAACAACCGGTACTACATGAAGCCGATGAACTGTCCGTTCCATATCATGATCTACAAGAGCGCCATACGCTCGTATCGCGACCTGCCGCTGCGCTGGGCCGAGCTGGGCACGGTGTACCGGTTCGAGCGTTCCGGCACGCTGCACGGAGCGCTGCGCGTGCGCGGCCTGACCCAGGATGACGCGCACCTGTTCTGCACCCCGGACCAGATCGAGGACGAGATCAGCGAGGCACTGCGTTTTTCGCTGTCGCTGTGGCATACCTACGGCTTCTCCGACCTGGTCGCCCACCTGTCCACGCGTCCGGAGAAGTCGGTCGGCGACGACGTCAGTTGGGAACGGGCAACCGAGTCGTTGCGCCGCGCCATCGAGGCGCACCGGCTGCCTTACGAGCTGGACGAGGGCGGCGGCGCGTTCTACGGGCCCAAGATCGACCTGCACGTGCGCGACCCGCTTGGCCGGCTGTGGCAGATGACCACCATCCAGTTCGACTTCAACCTGCCGGAACGGTTCGACATGTGGTTCGCGGACCGCGACGGCAGTCAGCA
This genomic interval carries:
- the thrS gene encoding threonine--tRNA ligase, producing the protein MTGPEGNGADHLYRVRHSFAHVMAEAVLELFPDAKLAIGPPIADGFYYDFDLSRPLTPDDLEEIEGRMRRIAAGDHEFVRSVIDRETAVRRFADQPYKLELIGDLAEDEEISLFTQDTFTDLCRGPHVGSTRQLNPAAFKLTGSAGAYWRGDERRPMLQRIYGTAWDSEAELAAHLERLAEIERRDHRRVGRELDLFSIQEQVGPGLIFWHPKGARLRSIIEDFWKQQHYAGGYELVNTPHVGREWLWQTSGHLDFYAENMFPPMELDNNRYYMKPMNCPFHIMIYKSAIRSYRDLPLRWAELGTVYRFERSGTLHGALRVRGLTQDDAHLFCTPDQIEDEISEALRFSLSLWHTYGFSDLVAHLSTRPEKSVGDDVSWERATESLRRAIEAHRLPYELDEGGGAFYGPKIDLHVRDPLGRLWQMTTIQFDFNLPERFDMWFADRDGSQQRPIMVHRALHGALERFLGVLIEHYGGAFPMWLAPVQAVVIPVNPKAFAYAQKLTARLDEHGFRVEADLSDNRMGAKIRTAQGQKVPYMIVVGAREEESATLSLRARDGTQTQGMEFAACIELFRRQVDERSS